TACGAGGTTATACATGACTATGAATAATTGCATGTAATGGCTGTACTGTAAACTCAGttatcatttatcaaaataatCCTGTTCCATTCTACATAGAATACAAAACGAccagtaaaatatgaaaatacacTATATCATTATAGTTAAACATAATGAAACGTATTTTCCTTACGGAAAATTACCAAACTAAAGCGCTTCAATGTATCTGCTTCCTCTCGTTTCAAACATTCCTTTTGGAGCGTTTTGTGATTGTGTCAGATTTTTATTCAGGCAAATATCAGTGCAATAAATTATCTTCAAAATGGAAACTTCTTTTAATGACAATGTATCAACGAGGTTTTCCTTTATCAGTTCCTTTAAATTCATTTAAGTCAAAGTTTCTTAactttaaaattgatttaaatgttGACAATTAAGTTATTATGCTACCTTATTTGATCATGACAAAAGTATTCCTCTTATTCACACATTTAAACAAAGGTTTTTCAGCGTCGTGTGGATGGAACCGAGGATTTCTACCTCGGATGGGACAGCTACAAAGAAGGTTTTGGAGATTTAAACCACGAgttttggcttggaaatgataaGCTTTCTATCTTGACCAATCAAAAGAGATATGAAATCAGGATTGATCTGGTGAACAGAGATGGTGCTCCCTACTATGCCAAGTTTGACAACTTCCGGATTAACGACGAAAGCGATAAATATCGGTTATCTCAACTTGGAACCTACAGTGGAACAGCGGGTTTGTTAcaatttactttctttaataCATATCCTTTAGATATGAATTCTacaactttatatatattaactttatGTACGTAGTTAGGGTATCGTCTTTGTTAGTCGTCCATAAAATTAAAGGAGAAGTAAGTCCACGAACAACCACTAAcctgcgttgtgtccttggtcAAGGCACTTTACCTCTATTGCCTCTCcttacccaggtgtataaatttGGACTTGCGagataacttgtaaatatatatagttgcgtgtgccggtttgtggctgcatcctatgggaagtccccagGGGGACATGTGGTTTTGGTGCTCTGTGGTACCCCAGGAAAGATTGATTGAATtttgcacactttggtgtgtaggtgtgacaagttaccaatgaccaggggttagtCGTAAAATCGTGTGGCCTTGATCAAGACTGTTAACgtacaataataaataaataaagattcTCTACATACATTTGACAgagtatttaaataaaaaatcaaatgcagtaatAATGcgataatatataaaaatgatgataaattgATTAATCGTTATTTCTCTCCCTGagattattattcttattctcatAAATCGCAAAAAcaaagacacacaaaaaaacccACTAACTTATTAAACATAAACAGCAACAGTGAGTCATTCTCATACCCTGTTCAGTCCCAATTTCAGCCCTTACACATATACTACACCCTTATACacagaaaaaaatatacaaacgGTTATTTAACACTCATGTATTGTGCATACAAGTCTTTCTTGAAACTACATTTGCCGACGAATAACATTAAATAGTCGAACTGTAAGATTCAAAAAGCAAAACCAAGTGTTAGATTATGGTGTTTGGTTTAGTGTCATTAATATTTTGACACACCAATGATTCCGTTACTATACTTAGGGCTATTGATTGGAAACACCTTAACTGGtcatcaaaaatatttcaattaaaaatattaattacttCGTCATGTTTCTTTAGTATGTATTTTACTTTTGCGTTTGTGATTAGTTCTAGATGTTAAGATGTTATAGAAATTGTGATTACAGCAGTActgatattaacaacaacatacaatattactattattattaagatcataaaataaaaataaataaaaaggaaaacaaataagaaacatttaaaattaaccGTTCATTAGCAATAAATGATATAATGTGGATATAATGATATATTGTGGATATAATGAAGTAACTTTTATTCATTCATGAAactattaataaatattactCTTAACGCCGCCTTCTATTTCAGCAACACCCGTATGTTTGTAATTCAGTGACATACAATATAACACtaattgttcttttctttgtgcTTCTTTGCAGACTCTCGCAGCAACCCTAATGGTTATGCTCTTCGTTATCATCTCAACTACAAGTTCACTACCAAAGATAGTGACAACGATGCTAGTGGTTCTAACTGTGCGGTTTCTTATCAAGGTGCCTGGTGGTACTATAATTGCCATTATTCCAACCTTAATGGAGACTACCACGCAAGCCGGGATAGCTACAGCAGTCTTCGTTGGTATTACTTACCTGGCAGTGATCGCAACATCAAATATTCAGAAATGAAGATTCGTCCCTTTTAGCCGGGAATACGGGGGATTTATAGAGAGAACTGCAAAGTGTATTTGAGCAGAGCGAGCCAGTTTTCCTTTTTCCTCAATAAGTATATGGACGTTATGTGACTGAAAATATGGATTGAGAAGTCACGTAACTGATATTGAAGAAAATTCCATCGACGTCACATTAAATTTCAGGAAAACAGTGCCAGTATAATTCAGTGATGACGCTAATGCATATCAAGATAAATCAACGCAATACACCGTAGTAATGGACATGTTTCTTGTTATATTATCAATGTTTGCtcatttataagaaatttaacGTTGAATGTTCCAAACCAGAAATTGAGATTGTAACTTTAAACTAAACACTGCTTTTGTCATATTTAccgttttatttatttcaatttctaATTAATTTTGATGGTGGATCAAACCCGGTTTGacctgaaaataaaagaaacgaTCATAGGATCAGTATGGTTCTAGCACACACCCAACCATGTTATGAATTTAGTAACCCTTTTTAAAAATCTGCAGTATAATGATACATTGATCAATTCAATTTCATGAATCTCATcaattcaaaattttgcaaC
This window of the Apostichopus japonicus isolate 1M-3 chromosome 9, ASM3797524v1, whole genome shotgun sequence genome carries:
- the LOC139973455 gene encoding fibrinogen-like protein A isoform X1, giving the protein MKGLDCVPQEQCGCYESEGQTVIPEGGSYVNPGCTRKGVCTNGQITWDEAYACSSNAVCDVRDNIRQCYCTGGYRGDGETCTRPPKDCQEIYEDGSRDNGIYRIKPTGWTSEAFEVYCNMTDGGGWTVFQRRVDGTEDFYLGWDSYKEGFGDLNHEFWLGNDKLSILTNQKRYEIRIDLVNRDGAPYYAKFDNFRINDESDKYRLSQLGTYSGTADSRSNPNGYALRYHLNYKFTTKDSDNDASGSNCAVSYQGAWWYYNCHYSNLNGDYHASRDSYSSLRWYYLPGSDRNIKYSEMKIRPF